A region of Bacteroidales bacterium DNA encodes the following proteins:
- a CDS encoding 2-C-methyl-D-erythritol 4-phosphate cytidylyltransferase → MKRVAIIVAGGIGKRMDSQLPKQFLKINNEIILIKTMRTFHAFDGDMDIVVGLPDREIPSWEKLCTNENFRIPHKVIAGGGTRFQTVKNALQAITSPSIIAIHDGVRPLVSPETIQRAFEKAETSGNAIPVADIHESLRRITDSENKAVPRAHYKIVQTPQVFHSDLLLHAYRQEYDPDFTDDASVVEKTGVQINTVKGNPENIKITTKKDLAVAETLLQFLEK, encoded by the coding sequence ATGAAGAGAGTTGCCATAATCGTTGCCGGCGGTATTGGAAAAAGGATGGATTCTCAGCTTCCCAAACAGTTTCTGAAGATCAACAATGAAATCATTTTAATAAAAACCATGCGTACCTTTCATGCATTCGACGGGGATATGGATATTGTTGTCGGACTGCCCGACAGGGAAATTCCAAGCTGGGAAAAGCTTTGCACCAATGAAAATTTTAGGATTCCTCATAAGGTGATAGCAGGAGGTGGAACCCGTTTTCAAACCGTAAAAAATGCGCTTCAAGCCATCACCTCTCCTTCAATAATTGCCATTCACGATGGGGTAAGGCCGCTGGTCAGCCCGGAGACCATTCAGAGGGCCTTCGAAAAAGCCGAGACCTCGGGCAATGCAATCCCTGTGGCTGATATTCATGAATCCCTCAGGCGGATCACAGACTCTGAAAATAAAGCTGTGCCCAGAGCCCATTATAAAATTGTTCAAACCCCCCAGGTATTCCATAGCGATCTACTCCTCCATGCCTACCGGCAGGAATATGATCCTGATTTTACAGATGATGCATCGGTGGTGGAGAAAACAGGGGTCCAAATCAATACAGTTAAGGGGAATCCGGAGAATATCAAGATAACGACAAAGAAGGATCTGGCAGTGGCGGAGACGCTACTTCAATTTTTAGAAAAGTAA
- a CDS encoding AMP-binding protein produces MLKENFIEYLENSIKKNWELPAFSDYKGSTYYYKDVARKITRIHIMFEQCEVKKGDKIALLGKNSANWAMTYLSAITYGAVVVPILPDFHPNDMHHIINHSDSVILFAENNIWENLDEANIPDLRAIISLNDFEILSESNKESVREVYNKLNQLYTERYGIHGVDVNQFKLETISNKEIGALNYTSGTTGFSKGVMLPLNSLAANIRFALENMPLQPGDNMVSFLPLAHTYGCAFQFLWPFTIGCHLHFLTRTPSPKIITSAFKEIQPTLVIAVPLILEKIYKKQILPTITKKSLKALMSLPFINKSIYQKINKKLTEAFGGNFHEVVIGGAPLNADVEKFLRKIKFPLSVGYGMTECGPLISYANWDKTKAGSSGKLVDTLEIKIDSNDPYNEVGEILVRGENLMYGYYKNEEDTKKALDEEGWLHTGDLGIIDGDDFIFIKGRSKSVIIGPSGENIYPEEIESKLNNLPYVQESLILEKDNKLTALVYPDYEKADQEEINTEAQLEEIMKQNKKELNESLPKFKQISRIKLYPTEFEKTPKKSIRRFLYTIEE; encoded by the coding sequence ATGCTAAAGGAAAATTTTATAGAATACCTGGAAAACAGTATCAAGAAGAACTGGGAGCTTCCCGCTTTCAGCGATTACAAAGGAAGTACCTATTACTACAAAGATGTGGCAAGGAAAATCACCAGAATCCACATCATGTTTGAACAATGCGAAGTGAAGAAGGGTGACAAGATTGCCCTGCTGGGCAAAAACTCGGCCAACTGGGCAATGACTTATTTGTCGGCAATCACTTATGGTGCCGTTGTGGTTCCGATACTTCCGGATTTTCATCCCAACGACATGCACCATATCATCAATCATTCCGATTCGGTGATCCTGTTTGCCGAGAACAACATATGGGAAAACCTTGATGAAGCAAATATACCCGATTTAAGGGCCATCATTTCCCTGAATGATTTCGAAATATTGAGTGAAAGCAACAAGGAGAGCGTCCGGGAAGTTTACAACAAACTGAACCAGCTCTATACCGAAAGATATGGCATCCATGGAGTGGATGTCAATCAGTTTAAGCTGGAAACCATTTCCAATAAAGAGATAGGCGCTCTGAATTATACAAGCGGAACCACCGGTTTTTCCAAAGGAGTGATGCTGCCTTTAAACAGCCTTGCGGCCAATATCCGTTTTGCCCTGGAAAACATGCCCCTGCAACCCGGGGATAATATGGTTTCCTTTTTACCCCTGGCACACACATACGGCTGTGCTTTTCAGTTTCTCTGGCCATTTACCATAGGGTGCCATCTCCATTTTCTTACACGAACTCCCTCGCCAAAAATTATCACTTCGGCTTTCAAAGAGATCCAACCCACGCTGGTCATAGCTGTTCCGCTCATTCTTGAAAAAATATATAAAAAACAAATTCTTCCCACCATTACCAAAAAATCTCTGAAGGCACTGATGAGTCTTCCTTTTATTAACAAATCCATCTACCAAAAGATCAACAAAAAGCTCACAGAAGCGTTTGGTGGCAATTTCCATGAAGTAGTCATCGGTGGTGCCCCCTTAAACGCAGATGTGGAAAAATTTCTGAGAAAGATCAAATTCCCGCTTTCGGTGGGTTATGGCATGACCGAATGCGGACCCCTTATCAGTTATGCCAACTGGGACAAGACGAAGGCAGGCTCATCAGGTAAGCTGGTGGATACGCTTGAAATCAAGATCGACTCGAACGATCCGTACAACGAGGTCGGAGAAATTCTGGTAAGGGGTGAAAATCTGATGTATGGATATTATAAAAATGAAGAGGACACCAAAAAGGCATTGGATGAAGAAGGATGGCTGCATACAGGTGACCTGGGCATTATCGACGGGGATGATTTTATTTTTATCAAAGGTAGGAGCAAAAGCGTGATAATAGGTCCTTCCGGAGAAAACATTTATCCCGAGGAAATTGAATCCAAACTGAATAACCTACCCTATGTACAGGAATCCCTTATTCTTGAGAAGGATAATAAACTGACGGCACTTGTTTACCCCGACTACGAAAAGGCCGATCAGGAAGAAATCAATACGGAAGCCCAACTGGAAGAAATCATGAAGCAAAATAAGAAGGAACTCAATGAAAGTCTTCCTAAGTTTAAGCAAATCTCAAGGATCAAACTGTATCCGACAGAATTTGAAAAAACGCCCAAGAAAAGCATACGCAGGTTTTTATATACCATTGAGGAATGA